In Alteromonas sp. V450, the following proteins share a genomic window:
- a CDS encoding acyl-CoA dehydrogenase family protein, whose amino-acid sequence MDFSHNDKTKALLEKLDNFIAEHIAPIENEVYDFHHKENNHGDWKNWKLHPGTEALKAKAREAGLANLFLPDAELGQGLTTLEYAPMAERMGKYLFAPEIFNCNAPDTGNMEVLYHFGSDAQKEKWLKPLLAGEIRSVFGMTEPDVASSDATNMAATIIEDGDDVVINGKKWWSTGLGHPNAAFTIFMGLSNPENDKHSRHSMVIVPLDTPGITIKRMLDAYGDYDAPYGHGEMHFDNVRVSKDHLVMGLGKGFAIAQGRLGPGRIHHCMRAIGMAEKALELALKRGHERVAFGKPIIRLGGNLERVADARMAIEQARLLTLHAAWKIDNLGVKHAMTEISAIKVVVPNMLQSVVDMALQIHGGAGMCSDFPLARFAAGARALRLADGPDEVHKGMVSRLELKKYQ is encoded by the coding sequence ATGGATTTCTCACATAACGATAAAACAAAAGCGCTGCTTGAAAAACTAGATAACTTCATTGCCGAGCACATCGCCCCTATCGAAAATGAAGTTTATGATTTTCACCATAAAGAGAATAACCACGGTGACTGGAAAAACTGGAAACTACATCCAGGCACTGAAGCACTTAAAGCAAAAGCACGTGAGGCAGGTTTGGCCAACTTATTCTTACCCGATGCTGAGCTAGGCCAAGGTCTTACTACGCTTGAATATGCCCCAATGGCAGAACGCATGGGCAAATACTTGTTCGCCCCTGAAATTTTCAATTGTAATGCGCCTGACACCGGTAACATGGAAGTGCTTTATCATTTCGGCAGCGACGCACAAAAAGAGAAATGGCTAAAGCCTTTATTGGCAGGTGAAATACGTTCGGTATTTGGCATGACCGAGCCAGACGTTGCGTCATCTGACGCCACCAATATGGCTGCTACCATCATTGAAGACGGTGACGATGTAGTTATTAACGGCAAGAAGTGGTGGTCTACCGGCTTAGGCCACCCCAATGCTGCATTTACAATATTCATGGGTTTATCAAACCCAGAAAATGACAAACACAGCCGCCACAGTATGGTGATAGTACCGCTAGACACACCAGGAATTACCATTAAACGTATGCTAGATGCATACGGCGACTACGATGCACCATATGGCCATGGTGAAATGCACTTTGATAACGTAAGGGTAAGTAAAGACCACCTTGTTATGGGGTTAGGTAAAGGTTTCGCTATTGCGCAAGGCCGCTTAGGCCCAGGTCGTATTCACCACTGTATGCGCGCTATCGGTATGGCCGAAAAAGCCCTTGAACTTGCGTTAAAACGCGGTCATGAGCGGGTGGCATTTGGCAAACCTATTATTCGCTTAGGTGGCAATTTAGAACGCGTAGCCGACGCCCGCATGGCCATCGAACAAGCGCGCTTACTTACCTTGCACGCCGCATGGAAAATAGACAACCTGGGTGTAAAGCATGCCATGACCGAAATATCAGCGATAAAAGTAGTGGTACCAAACATGTTACAAAGCGTAGTGGATATGGCCCTGCAAATTCATGGTGGTGCGGGCATGTGTAGCGACTTCCCGCTAGCGCGTTTTGCCGCGGGCGCGCGTGCCCTTCGGCTTGCAGACGGCCCAGACGAGGTACACAAGGGTATGGTGTCTAGATTAGAACTTAAAAAATACCAATAA